In Pseudomonadota bacterium, the genomic window CGTGATCGGCTGGCGAAACGGTATTTGGTTACCAAGTCATATCGATCAAATCATGGTGACGCTGTCGGAAACCGTGCGGGCGCTCGACCCGACAGCAGAAATCGTGATCAGCGTAACGCCGTTGACGAACTACGAACGATCCATTGAGCGGATGTCGCAACTCATCGATTATGACACGGTCGGCGTCCACACTTATCCGGCTGGCTTCATCCCCGAACCCGGTTTGGCTAAGAACGTCATCGGTCAAATCGAGCGCGCTCAACAAGCCAGCGGCGGCCGCGAGGTCATTATTCTCGAAACGGGTTTTCATACCGAGGGCGGCGACTGGAACGTTCACGCGCAAGCCGAATACATCGAAGCGATGACCCGCGCCACGATTCGCGCCGGTGCTAAAGGAATCTTCTTCTACCAACTGCTGGACAGTCCAGAGGAAACTGGTCGGGAGCGATTCTTCGGCTTACTCACGGCCGAGCGAGAACCCAAGCCCGGTTGGTATCGCTACGGATCGGTCATTGAAAACCATCGCGCGCGAGAGGCGCTAACCTGGAATTAACACGCCCAGACCAGCCTAGTCTAGCAATCCGGTATCGGAAACTATCGTGTTTCCCGGTACACGCCGGCCCCTAGGTAGAGCGCAACACCGCCGAGTAGTGCGACTAGGGATAGGAGATGTCCTTCCGCGGTGACGAGTCGATGCCCCATGACACTCAAGTCAATCCCCACACCAAAGCGAACTGCCATTTCAAGCACCGAAACGGGAAGCCATCTAGACAAGGCAAAGAAAATCCAATCGCCTATCAAATAAAACAAAGGTAAAACCCCAAACCACAGCAGGCAAGCTATCGCCCGAGTGAATCGACTGCGATGGGGGCCGACTGGCGGGGGCGACCAAATCGCCACCAAAACTGCTACAACCACCGCCGGGGTGAGAAAAGATGTGACCAACCCGAGTGCCGGGCCGGAAATCGTGGCGCCGAAAAAAACCACATCGATTCGCAGGCGGCTCAATCCGATCAACGATGGAAAACGATGAGCCAACAAGAACAAGTCGCCAGCCAACGCCGCCGCAAATACCAACGGTGTCAGGAACACCATTACCCAAGCGCGCAAATCATGATCCCCCAATAATTGCATGGCATGGTGGCAGAGCGACTCCAGTATGCCACGGCTTCTCACCCAAATTCCCAGAACCTTGCCCACAACCAAGAACCGTCGTTTCCCCGGTGAGCGACTTTGGACTACACTTCTGGCGCTCGGTTATATCTTCAAATTCTTAATTAACCAGAAGGAGACGGGAAATGACTGCTTCGGCTACCGCCATACTCGGATACGCGGGCTGGATGCTGCTCTTACTGGTTCTTGTCGTTGTTATGAGAACCGTCATCTCTCAGCGCACCGAAAAACAAGTTAACGAATTTTCACCTGGTGGCGAAGACGTACCGGGGTTCGGGCATCGTGTCACCCGCGCCCACTTAAACTGTGTGGAGAACATTGGGCCCTTCATTGCGATCATCGTCGCAGCTTACCTCAGCGATCAACTGGCGGTCACCGACCAACTGGCCATGTGGGTACTGTATGCACGAATTGCTCAATCGGTCGTTCACTTGATATCGACGGCACTACCGATGGTGATGATTCGCGGCACTTTGCTTCTCGTTCAGATCGCGCTTCAAGGATGGATGATCTTCCAACTGGCTTTCTGACGCCCCACCTGACAACGCACTGGTACCAAAAAACGATCAAGCAAAATAAGAAAGGCCCCTGGGCAAGGGGCCTAACTGAATCTGCAAGCTGGGAATCACGCCTATCAACAGGGGGTCATCCGACAGAGCTTTATTGCATTATGGGTGCTCGTGCTTTGCTTCGTGAACGGAGTATGCTGTCTCATTACGATGTCTTCACAACTTAAGTAGATGCACAATGCGTACCAAAGTTCAATTTCAGCACAGAATTCAGCTATGAGGTTGATTTTAAAAACCCTCGTCTATGAACATTCGATTCCGACAACTTTCATCGAGCCAAACTGACCACCCGTTGCGTCAACTCGGTGACGCTGAGCGTCAACAAGTGACGGCATCGGCTTGGCGCTCCTCGCGACTCACAATCCGATATAGGCCCTTATTCCGGACAAACCATTTTTCCGCCTCCACGGCAACGAAAATGACCAATGGCAAAGTGAAACACACCGCCAGTTCCGTGAGCGTTAACGGTGCCGTATGGAAAATTTCGTTCAAGGCCGGAATATAAATCACGGATAGCTGCAAGCCCACCGTGAGCAACACGGCACCCAGCAGGGACGGATTTGAGAATAATCCCAAAGTGATTAACGAATCTCGCTCCGAACGGATCACCAAAACGTGTACCAATTGGGAAAACGTCAAGACAGTGAACACCACCGTTTGCCATTGCGGCGACCCACTGTGATATGCCCAGGCCTGAGAACCGATCGATAGAACACCAATAAGCAAGCCGACCCAGATGATGTGCTGCCAAATGCCATAGGCGAAGACAGTTTCGTTAGGTGATCTCGGCGGCCGCCTCATAATTCCCCGCTCCTGCGGCTCCGCAGCCAGCGCCAATCCGGGCAAACCGTCGGTTACCAGGTTGATCCATAAAATCTGAATCGGTAACAAGGGAATCGGTAAGCCCAAAAACGGTGCCAGGAACAGCGTCCAAATTTCACCGGAGTTGCTGGTCATCGTGTATTTGATGAATTTTCGGATGTTGTCAAATATCCGACGACCCTCCCGAACGGCCGTCACGATGGTTGTAAAGTTGTCGTCGAGCAACACCATCTCGGCCGCTTCACGCGCCACATCCGTACCTTTCTGGCCCATGGCTACACCGATTGCCGCGCGCTTGAGCGCGGGGGCGTCATTGACCCCGTCACCGGTCATAGCGACATACTCGCCTTGCGACTCCAACGCATCGACGATGGCGATTTTTTGCTCCGGCGACATGCGCGCGTACACTTGAACGTGCGTCACCCGTTGGGTGAATTCTTCAGGCGTCAACTTGGCCAGCTCCGCGCCCGTCATGACCTCGCCGTCGTGATCCATAATCCCCAAACGATGCGCGATCGCCCGAGCCGTCCCCGGATGATCCCCGGTGATCATGACCGGTGTGATACCCGCCGTCAGGCAATCCTGAACGGCCTGCGCCACACCTTCGCGTGGCGGATCAATCAAGCCGACCAGCCCCAGAAAACTCAACTGGCCTTCCACAGATTCGGAGATCAACTCGCTCGGCTGATCATTGAACAAACGCTGCGCGTACGCCAACACCCGATATCCTTGGTCGGCCATCGACTCGGCCTGGGCGAGGATACCTTCAGCGTCCAGTGGTTGCGGCCCGGAATCCGCCAGGCGATCGCGACAACGTCCAACGATCTGTTCCGGGGCCCCTTTAGTGTAGGCCACAAAGTGATCGTCAACGCGATGGATCGTGGTCATCATTTGCCGATCAGAATCGAAGGCCAAAACGGCAACCTGGGGGAACATTTCCAACAACGCCGCCTTGTCATAGTGGGCGAGTTTGGCGGCTTCGAATAGCGCAACCTCGGTAGGATCACCGACGATCTCACCGGACTGCCCGGCCTCGATTTCGCTGTTAAGCGCCATCGCTCGGCCGAAATGCGTCCACCGGCCAACGTCAGCGACCGATTCCGGCAACTCACCGCGTTGCTCACCTTCCGACCAGAGCATCTCGGTGCGCATGCGATTCTCGGTGAGGGTGCCGGTCTTGTCCGCACAAATGTAGGTCACAGAGCCGAGTGTCTCGACCGCCGGCAAGCGACGAACCAGCGCCTGACGGCGAACCATTTTGGCCGCACCGAATGCCAGCGCGACAGTGACCACCGCAGGCAGCGCTTCCGGAATGGCGGCCACCGCAAGACTGACCGCCGTTAAAAACATGAGCGTCGCCGACTCCCCCCGTAAAACTCCGGTGACGAAAATCACCACGCAAATACCCAGCACGGCAATGGCCAGCCGGCGTCCGAATACCGCGAGACGCTGTTGCAACGGCGTGCGTCCGCCAGCAGCCCCGCCCAACAACGTGGCCACCCGCCCCAGTTCGGTCTGCATCGCCGTGGCAACGACCAAACCCCGAGCCCGACCGCGGGTCACGACGGTGCCCTTGTAGGTCATATTGCGTCGATCGCCGACGGGTAAGTCCGCTGTCGACAGTGTCTCTACTCGCTTTCCGACAGTCTGGGATTCGCCAGTCAGGGCCGATTCATCAACTTCCAGATCTCCCGACTCGAAAAGACGAATATCCGCAGGCACCACATCGCCCGCAACCATCTCGACGATATCTCCGGGTACCAGACCAACGGCTGGCAGCGTTTGCCATGAACCATCCCGCATGACCCTCGCTTCCGGCGCCGCGAGCCGCTTGAGCGCCGCCACGGCCCGCTCGGCACGATATTCCTGCGCGGCACCGATGATGGCGTTCAGTAACACAATGACGACGATCGCAATGGTGTCTTCCGGTTCACCCACCAGACCGGAGACGACGGCTGCGGCGATCAGCACCATAATCATGAAGTCGGCAAACTGACTGAGAAGTATCCGGACGGGCCCGCGGCCGCCGGTCTCTCGAATTTCATTGCTGCCGAATTCTTGCAGACGTTCTTCGACCCTCGCGCTCGGCAATCCGGTGGCCGGATCAACCTGCCAATGTTGCTGAACCGCTTCCACACCGCGGGTATGCCAAGGATGATTTTTCGTCGTTTTCTCGCTCACCATTACTTAGCTCTCCGTCCGGGTAACTGAGAAAGGGCGTTGCCAGCCTCAGGAAGTAAACCAGTAGACCAAAAGCGCGGTAAAAATCGCTACCGTCACTGTCTGTAGTCCACTCCATAACCAGAACCGACCGCTCACCCTTCCGAGGTACACACCGAGCAAGAACAAACAGCAAAACGCCAACCCAATAGCGGCAGGGATGGCAGCGTTTCCGGACAACAGCCCCACGCGCGCCAATGCCAACGGGGAAATAATTACGACGGCCAGCGAAAAAGGCGCTAAACCGTTGATCAAAGAAATTAGAACGGGGACCACTCGGGCGGCATCGCCGTGTGGAGTACCGGAAAGATCCATCGCCATGGCACGCTCGAGCTCCATCAACGCCCGCCGCCGCTCCGATGTTTCGGCGATATAGGCGCTAGTCAGCCCACTCATGCCCAAAGCGATCGCGGCGCCGAGACACGCGCTGAGAACAACGCCCACCGGCGTTTCGTCTGCGGCATAAAATCCCATAAGCACGCCCAACGTGGTCAAAGCACCGTCAAATCCATTCACCACGAAATAGCGGCGTGCGATACCTTGCGCGCGGGCCAACCGCAGCCAGTAGCGAAATCGAGCGGGAACCAAGCTCATCTCATACCGATTGGGAAGTGGCTAGCCTTCCCGACCGTCAACCTCCACTTCGTCGACACTGTGCAACGAACCGCCGAGTTGGGCGATCGACTCGAACAGGCGACCCACGGGAATATCCCGGCCCTCCACAGTGACCAGTAGCGTCTCGGTTTTCTCATCCATCTCAACCATGTTGAGTCGAATCAGCACGCCGGGAACGTGCTCGGAAAGTTCGGCCGCGAACTCTACTAACGTGGGATGATGGGGTTTTAAAATATCCAATACAACACGAGTGATGGCAGGCATTACGAGATGTTCCTCATCCAATCATCCTGACCCCATTATGAAAGAAGAAATTGGATATCCCGTGACGGAAGTCAATGACCTGATACCCAGGGAGCGATGGGCGCAAGAGTTCGACCGGCGGGTCGGCGTTCCCTCGTCGCCTCCTGTCGCAAAACAGGATTCGATAGCAGGAAAGGAGGAAATACGGGCGCAGAAGTACCCGAACGGCGCACCCGCGAACGCTGCATGACCATGCGATGGCGCACGAGAAGTGTTACGCGCATTCCGCGAGTACCAAGCACGAACCCGCCGTCATTAGAACGACGGTGGTAACGGACGGGTTGGGAGCGGCCGCGCATCACGCGACCGCTCTCGTCCATTGTCGCGCGGTGCGGCGAGTACCTCCGCTAGGCGAGTTTGCGCAGGCTGCTATTGTCGTTCTCACCGACAAACTCAAGAATCTCAGCTGCTGCCCGGCGATAGCCACCCGCGGCTCTTAGACTCTCACCGAACGCTTCGGCATTTTTCGCGTATTGCGGTTCTTGCAGCAGCCCATCGACGGATTGCCGCAGCGATTTGACGCTCACTTTGTGACGGGGAAGAACAACGCCGGCACCATTTTTACGGACCCGGCGCGCATTGAATTCCTGCTCCACTTGCTGGGGCACCATCACCATGGGAACATTGAAATACAAGCTTTCGTTGATGCTATTCATACCCGCATGGGTCACGAACGCATCGGCACGCTTGAGCACCTCCAGCTGCGGGACGCGATTACGTACCGTAAAGTTGGAGGGAATCTCCCCCAAATCGTCCACGTCGGTGTTTCGGCCCACAGACATCACAACGTGATATGGCGCGCCCTCGAATGCCTTGAGACATTGTCGATAAAAATCGGCGCGCATATTGTGAACAGTACCCAGCGATATATAAACCAGCCGCTCCCCCACCGTGTTCGGCAAATTCAGGTCGACATTATCCCGACCTTCGGGAATGGATGCGCCGACCAGTTTGTAGTTTGGCTTGAGACGGTTGCTGAATGGCTGATACTTCGGTGAGAGGAAAACGATATTGAGATCACCCTCGTTGGCGAAAATATCGAAGGCATGATGGACAATGTTCCGGTAGGGAAGCCCCACACTGGCCAACATATCCATCAAACGCCGACGAGCTTCCACCACCTTCGGAACCGCCAGCACCAGCTCTTTCGCCACATGGGCACCCAACGGCAAGTCCGCGATCAGCAGCAAGGGGGTGCTAACCACGGTGGTAATAATGCATATACCCGGCACACCCAATCGTTGCGCCAGATATTTGCCGTAAAGGCAACACGAATCGTAGATGATGTAATCCGGCTTATCGTCATCCAGCTGTTTCGCCAATCCAACAACGGAGGCCTCAGCCAGCTCTAACAGGGTAAACGCCGCACCAATGAGTTCGGCCGCCGCCTGCGCATTGTGATGATAATCAAAGTACGGTTGATAGTTGCGGAAAACGGCGCCTCGCGATTCAATCGCGGATCGACTGTCCTCACCGGCGTAGTAAATCACCTGTTCGCCGCGCTTGACCAATTCGGACACCAACCCCAAGCTCGGATTGATATGGCCCACTGCCCCGGGGAGATTAAAAAATACCGCTTTACCCATGACTGTACCCTTGCGTTATAGAATTGCTTTCGCCAAAAGGCGACCGCTCTCCCCCTTGCACCCCCATCAGTTGTGATGGCATCGCCAACGGACCCACGGCCCACTGCTGACTCCTCGATCAATGGAGCCAGACGAGACGATGTACGGTATGTTGAATGTCGGCTTCGTAAAACTCGACTTTATAGTGGCTGTCAAATGTGACCATTTTTCAAGCATGGGGCGCTTACTGAAGCGCCCGTCGCCGCACGGTGAATTTCCTACGCCGACGCTTCAATCCTTTTCTCGAATCTTATCGGCGCAACCCGGCTGTTTTTATCAAACCCTTGACAGTATATATCAGCCCGCATTTTCAAGGCGCACGTCTACTTGACCGATATTAAGATATGAGGGTTCCGCGAGAACGGACGTGGATTTCACGCGTGCAGTTACCACCGACCCAATGTGAGGCGATTAGAGCTCGCTGCGGCATAATCGACATTGAATGCGAGCGGTTTTGAGAAGGAGGGACGAGATGCCTTCGAACTTCGATTTCGCGAATACCACACTGAAACCACTCACGCCGAGAGATATTGGTTTTCTCATGGCCCACTTTCCGCGATCACGTACAGACGCTTCGGAAACGGCGGTGATTGCAGATCAGTTCCCCAATACGCTGGAAACACTTCTCGAGAGTAACTTCGTGGCCCACGCCATACTGGATGAACAGTCGGCGTTACTCAACGTTTCCCCGTTTTTGTTTTTCAACGTGCTACTTCGGCAAACCCTCACGGATCATCGCGACAAAGAGCGGCGCAAGATCGTGAATTATCTAGCCCAGACCCTCACCGTATTCATCGACACCGAACGAATGCTCAGCCCGTCAGCGATTGCACCTCGACAGCAATACATCACCCAGATGATCCAAACAGCCCAGCAGTCGTCCCCCCACGAGCGATTCCGAATTCATGTCCATATCGGTAACTACGCCTTGTTTCTGACCAGTGTGTTTCCCGATTGGATCGCCCATACCCATCGTTTTCACAAACGGGTCATTGATCGCCGATTCTATATCGACTTTGGTCGCGCCTATTACGCCGAAGCCGCGAACCATTCGCTGGCCCGAATCTACGGCTTGGAGAAGGTACTTCAGCAACTGGCGAGGCTGTTCGATCACTACATGCGTGAGCTCAACCGTCTCTCGGAAAACTACTTCCACACGCATTAGGGAGTAGCAATCTGACGAATCATTATGAGCGTCAGAAGTAGAAACTTAAAAGCGGACAAAAAAAGACCCCTGTTTATCAGGGGTCAACTCCTTGTATCGGCGCCTCCCCAAAGACGCCGGTTTTTATTATACGGAATGTCAGAAGGCCTTTGTTGTTATGGTGAGACCCATGCCACGGTACGTTTTGGCTAGCGACTCGGTGATGTCTCGGGAATGGTATTGCAGATCGCGTGCCAGTTTTTCGACACCCAATGACGCGCATATCTTGTATAATAAAAACAGTAATATAGGATTATTCGCGAGTCGACTCGAAGATACAGAAAGGCAATCAGAACGATTGTGTTGA contains:
- a CDS encoding beta-galactosidase, producing MGLILSGIVIAAQHDELSDGIERTDSMGCCLRAEHTVSPTPQAPADFRWGLVAYHVAFPSYDLRPEDFALIAANGIGWLSVDFAWAKIEPIQNGGYDFSYFDMIVAEAERHGIEVMAKLGSGYNGNRPIAPAWTRTLEPGAYISELKDYTEATVSRYRDHIKSWSLENELNIPNVHTVIGWRNGIWLPSHIDQIMVTLSETVRALDPTAEIVISVTPLTNYERSIERMSQLIDYDTVGVHTYPAGFIPEPGLAKNVIGQIERAQQASGGREVIILETGFHTEGGDWNVHAQAEYIEAMTRATIRAGAKGIFFYQLLDSPEETGRERFFGLLTAEREPKPGWYRYGSVIENHRAREALTWN
- a CDS encoding MAPEG family protein — encoded protein: MTASATAILGYAGWMLLLLVLVVVMRTVISQRTEKQVNEFSPGGEDVPGFGHRVTRAHLNCVENIGPFIAIIVAAYLSDQLAVTDQLAMWVLYARIAQSVVHLISTALPMVMIRGTLLLVQIALQGWMIFQLAF
- a CDS encoding cation-translocating P-type ATPase, translating into MVSEKTTKNHPWHTRGVEAVQQHWQVDPATGLPSARVEERLQEFGSNEIRETGGRGPVRILLSQFADFMIMVLIAAAVVSGLVGEPEDTIAIVVIVLLNAIIGAAQEYRAERAVAALKRLAAPEARVMRDGSWQTLPAVGLVPGDIVEMVAGDVVPADIRLFESGDLEVDESALTGESQTVGKRVETLSTADLPVGDRRNMTYKGTVVTRGRARGLVVATAMQTELGRVATLLGGAAGGRTPLQQRLAVFGRRLAIAVLGICVVIFVTGVLRGESATLMFLTAVSLAVAAIPEALPAVVTVALAFGAAKMVRRQALVRRLPAVETLGSVTYICADKTGTLTENRMRTEMLWSEGEQRGELPESVADVGRWTHFGRAMALNSEIEAGQSGEIVGDPTEVALFEAAKLAHYDKAALLEMFPQVAVLAFDSDRQMMTTIHRVDDHFVAYTKGAPEQIVGRCRDRLADSGPQPLDAEGILAQAESMADQGYRVLAYAQRLFNDQPSELISESVEGQLSFLGLVGLIDPPREGVAQAVQDCLTAGITPVMITGDHPGTARAIAHRLGIMDHDGEVMTGAELAKLTPEEFTQRVTHVQVYARMSPEQKIAIVDALESQGEYVAMTGDGVNDAPALKRAAIGVAMGQKGTDVAREAAEMVLLDDNFTTIVTAVREGRRIFDNIRKFIKYTMTSNSGEIWTLFLAPFLGLPIPLLPIQILWINLVTDGLPGLALAAEPQERGIMRRPPRSPNETVFAYGIWQHIIWVGLLIGVLSIGSQAWAYHSGSPQWQTVVFTVLTFSQLVHVLVIRSERDSLITLGLFSNPSLLGAVLLTVGLQLSVIYIPALNEIFHTAPLTLTELAVCFTLPLVIFVAVEAEKWFVRNKGLYRIVSREERQADAVTC
- a CDS encoding macrolide family glycosyltransferase, encoding MGKAVFFNLPGAVGHINPSLGLVSELVKRGEQVIYYAGEDSRSAIESRGAVFRNYQPYFDYHHNAQAAAELIGAAFTLLELAEASVVGLAKQLDDDKPDYIIYDSCCLYGKYLAQRLGVPGICIITTVVSTPLLLIADLPLGAHVAKELVLAVPKVVEARRRLMDMLASVGLPYRNIVHHAFDIFANEGDLNIVFLSPKYQPFSNRLKPNYKLVGASIPEGRDNVDLNLPNTVGERLVYISLGTVHNMRADFYRQCLKAFEGAPYHVVMSVGRNTDVDDLGEIPSNFTVRNRVPQLEVLKRADAFVTHAGMNSINESLYFNVPMVMVPQQVEQEFNARRVRKNGAGVVLPRHKVSVKSLRQSVDGLLQEPQYAKNAEAFGESLRAAGGYRRAAAEILEFVGENDNSSLRKLA
- a CDS encoding DUF211 domain-containing protein, with translation MPAITRVVLDILKPHHPTLVEFAAELSEHVPGVLIRLNMVEMDEKTETLLVTVEGRDIPVGRLFESIAQLGGSLHSVDEVEVDGREG